In Desulfonatronospira thiodismutans ASO3-1, a single window of DNA contains:
- a CDS encoding sulfite exporter TauE/SafE family protein — protein MYFPVAEIQVAPWIPFLAGFAVAFVCSMGGVSGANLLLPFQVSILGFTTPAVSATNHLFNIVAIPSGVYRFIREGRMVWPLTITVIAGTVPGVIIGVFFRVQFLPDPTHFKVFAGLVLMYIGLVMARSLIKKPPPGADKASSEKRFQELVSRWHKKEKKSRDPLPRVMLHHFGLKRIEYSFYGEHISAPTMGIFTLSAIVGVVGGMYGIGGGAIIAPFFVAVFKLPVYTIAGACLMGTLITSVVAAVVFQAIAPFYPEMAVAPDWLLGILLGVGGMLGMYAGARTQKFIPANLIKLLLTFILIFTGGRYMLSFLF, from the coding sequence GTGTATTTCCCTGTGGCAGAAATCCAAGTGGCCCCGTGGATCCCTTTCCTGGCCGGCTTTGCAGTGGCTTTTGTCTGCAGCATGGGCGGGGTGTCCGGAGCCAACCTCCTTCTTCCCTTCCAGGTAAGTATTCTCGGGTTCACCACCCCTGCGGTGAGCGCAACCAACCATCTGTTCAATATTGTGGCCATACCCAGCGGAGTATACCGGTTCATAAGAGAAGGACGCATGGTCTGGCCCCTGACCATCACGGTGATCGCCGGGACAGTGCCCGGGGTGATCATCGGCGTTTTCTTCCGGGTGCAGTTCCTTCCCGATCCCACTCACTTCAAGGTGTTTGCAGGGCTTGTCCTGATGTACATCGGATTGGTCATGGCCCGTTCCCTGATTAAAAAACCACCACCGGGCGCAGACAAGGCCTCTTCGGAAAAGCGATTCCAGGAACTGGTCAGCCGGTGGCACAAAAAGGAAAAAAAGTCCCGGGACCCTCTGCCCAGGGTTATGCTCCACCATTTCGGACTGAAAAGAATTGAATATTCGTTTTATGGCGAGCACATATCTGCTCCAACCATGGGTATATTTACCCTGTCAGCCATTGTGGGTGTGGTGGGCGGCATGTACGGCATCGGCGGAGGGGCGATAATCGCTCCCTTTTTCGTGGCCGTTTTCAAGCTGCCGGTATACACTATAGCCGGGGCCTGCCTCATGGGCACGCTTATAACATCTGTGGTGGCGGCAGTCGTATTTCAGGCCATAGCTCCTTTCTATCCCGAAATGGCGGTGGCCCCGGACTGGCTGCTGGGAATACTTTTGGGCGTGGGAGGCATGCTGGGCATGTATGCCGGAGCCAGGACCCAGAAATTTATCCCGGCCAACTTGATCAAGTTGCTCCTGACCTTCATCCTGATCTTTACCGGGGGACGCTACATGCTCAGCTTCCTGTTTTAG
- a CDS encoding ABC transporter ATP-binding protein produces the protein MDNSPPSDKAVFEIRGLSKTYRMGEVIIHALRGVDLDLYQGELAVLLGASGSGKSTLLNILGGLDSAGDGEIRYQGRSLTHAGERALTDYRRNHAGFVFQFYNLISSLTARENVAIVTEISRDPMTPEEALELVGLGKRMDHFPAQLSGGEQQRVAIARAVAKRPFVLLCDEPTGALDSKTGVRVLEVIEHINATLGTTTVVITHNEVIGRMAHRVIRISDGRIAYVQPNSHRLPPGELKW, from the coding sequence ATGGACAATTCCCCGCCTTCAGACAAGGCCGTATTTGAAATCCGGGGCCTGAGCAAGACCTACCGCATGGGGGAAGTGATCATTCACGCCCTGCGCGGGGTGGACCTGGACCTGTACCAGGGCGAACTGGCGGTGCTTCTGGGGGCCTCAGGCTCAGGCAAGTCCACTCTTCTCAACATCCTGGGCGGACTGGACTCGGCCGGAGACGGGGAAATCAGGTATCAGGGCCGAAGCCTTACCCATGCCGGGGAACGGGCGCTCACCGATTATCGCCGCAATCACGCAGGCTTTGTTTTCCAGTTCTACAACCTCATCTCCAGCCTGACCGCCCGGGAGAACGTGGCCATTGTCACCGAGATCAGCCGCGACCCCATGACGCCGGAAGAGGCCCTGGAACTGGTGGGCCTGGGTAAGCGCATGGATCACTTTCCGGCCCAGCTTTCCGGGGGGGAGCAGCAGCGGGTGGCCATCGCCCGGGCCGTGGCCAAGCGCCCCTTTGTTCTCTTATGCGACGAACCCACAGGTGCCCTGGATTCCAAAACCGGGGTCCGGGTTCTGGAGGTCATCGAGCATATAAACGCCACGCTGGGAACCACTACTGTGGTCATCACCCACAACGAAGTCATAGGCCGGATGGCCCACCGCGTAATCCGCATCAGTGACGGCCGCATAGCCTATGTCCAGCCCAATTCCCACAGGCTGCCGCCCGGGGAGCTGAAATGGTAA
- a CDS encoding ABC transporter permease yields MVRAINRKLFRDLWELKGQVAAISVVLGAGVMVLILAVTILDAVNLSKDRFYQTHNFAHIFCDLKRAPEFVSSRLEEIPGVSAVQTRVAAPVRLEVPAFDDPVRGRVLSIPNGDQPRLNRLYLRRGSLPEPDQPGQAVISEPLAQAHSLKPGDELRAIIRGRLETLTISGVALSPEFVYQLGPADLIPDYERFGVLWMNRRDLEAAFDMQGAFNSVLVSLQSGAHEASVLDALDEILAPYGGVGAYGREDQVSHRFLQDELDQLRVMAVVLPLIFLGVAAFLLSVLLSRIISTQRRQIAVLKAFGYTNQEIGLHYILFSGLIVTSGCILGVGLGLWAAGELAALYGEYFRFPELIFRLSPRILALAVFVALAAALLGIFRAVRGAVSSPPAEAMRPPAPEKFSLGSFQGPVWNRILDQTGRIILRNLARKRFKALMSVLGIALSGSLLLLGSYQFGSVDHMLDTQYRLVQKMDVHLVFTESVHEQSSRELEVLPGVLFVETYRSVPVRLKHGQRDYRTSIMGMEQKPALRGILDQDFSQVKLPLQGLVLTDYLAGHLGVEPGDTLQVEIMEGRRRNVEMEVARLVQEPIGVGAYMERRALNRVMGEGPAVSGAWLLTDHTRHFELYEHLWDTPAIAGIGVTSQAEVNIRSYIQDTALGFMAVLLVMAGSIAFAVVYNNARIAYEERYRELATLRVLGMTRVEVGWILVGEILVVTLAAIPLGWLLGAGFAYGLNQALSTDFFRLPFVLQPGVFAFSAAGVLLATFLSVLLILRRLLRLDMVEALKTE; encoded by the coding sequence ATGGTAAGGGCCATTAATCGCAAGCTGTTTCGGGATCTGTGGGAGCTAAAGGGGCAGGTGGCGGCCATCTCGGTGGTACTGGGGGCGGGGGTGATGGTTCTGATCCTGGCGGTGACCATTCTGGATGCCGTCAACCTCTCCAAAGACCGGTTCTATCAGACCCACAATTTCGCCCATATCTTCTGCGACCTGAAGCGCGCGCCTGAATTCGTCTCCAGCCGCCTGGAAGAAATTCCCGGAGTAAGCGCGGTCCAGACCAGGGTAGCAGCCCCGGTGCGCCTGGAGGTTCCGGCCTTTGATGATCCGGTGCGGGGGCGGGTCTTGTCCATTCCCAACGGAGATCAGCCCCGGCTGAACCGTCTGTACTTGCGCCGGGGCAGCCTTCCTGAGCCGGATCAGCCCGGACAGGCGGTAATCAGCGAGCCCCTGGCCCAGGCCCACAGCCTGAAGCCCGGCGATGAACTAAGAGCCATCATCAGAGGCCGGCTGGAGACCTTGACCATCAGCGGAGTGGCCCTCTCTCCGGAGTTTGTCTATCAGCTCGGCCCAGCTGATCTTATTCCGGACTACGAGCGCTTCGGCGTACTCTGGATGAACCGCCGTGACCTGGAAGCGGCCTTTGATATGCAGGGAGCTTTTAACAGCGTACTTGTCAGCCTGCAGTCCGGTGCCCATGAAGCATCGGTCCTGGATGCCCTGGATGAGATACTTGCCCCTTACGGCGGGGTTGGGGCCTATGGGCGCGAAGATCAGGTCTCGCACAGATTCCTGCAGGATGAACTTGACCAGTTGAGGGTCATGGCCGTGGTCCTGCCCCTGATTTTCCTGGGGGTGGCCGCTTTTCTGCTGAGCGTGCTCCTGAGCCGGATCATCAGCACCCAGCGCCGCCAGATCGCGGTGCTCAAAGCCTTTGGATACACCAATCAAGAAATCGGCCTGCACTACATCCTGTTTTCGGGCCTGATTGTGACTTCTGGCTGTATTCTTGGGGTGGGCCTGGGCCTGTGGGCCGCCGGGGAACTGGCCGCCCTGTACGGCGAATATTTCCGCTTTCCGGAGCTTATTTTCAGGCTGAGCCCCCGGATTCTGGCCCTGGCTGTGTTTGTTGCTCTTGCTGCCGCCTTGCTGGGGATTTTCCGGGCGGTACGCGGCGCGGTAAGCAGCCCTCCGGCCGAGGCCATGCGTCCTCCTGCCCCTGAAAAATTTTCCCTGGGGTCATTTCAGGGTCCAGTCTGGAACAGGATACTGGATCAGACCGGGCGGATCATCCTGCGCAACCTGGCCCGCAAGAGATTCAAGGCCTTGATGTCCGTGCTGGGCATTGCCCTGTCCGGGTCCCTGCTGCTTCTTGGAAGCTACCAGTTCGGCTCGGTGGATCATATGCTGGATACTCAGTATCGGCTGGTCCAGAAAATGGATGTGCACCTGGTGTTTACCGAGTCCGTGCATGAGCAGTCCAGCAGGGAGCTTGAAGTCCTGCCCGGTGTGCTTTTCGTGGAAACCTACCGCAGCGTACCGGTGCGCTTGAAGCATGGGCAGAGGGACTATCGGACCAGCATTATGGGCATGGAGCAAAAACCGGCCCTGCGCGGAATCCTGGACCAGGACTTCAGCCAGGTGAAGCTGCCCCTCCAGGGACTGGTGCTGACTGATTACCTGGCCGGGCATCTGGGGGTTGAGCCCGGGGACACGCTGCAGGTGGAAATCATGGAGGGCCGCCGCCGAAACGTGGAGATGGAGGTGGCCCGCCTGGTGCAGGAGCCCATCGGGGTGGGGGCCTACATGGAGCGCCGGGCCCTGAACAGGGTCATGGGGGAGGGACCGGCAGTGTCCGGTGCCTGGCTGCTCACTGACCACACCCGGCACTTTGAGCTTTATGAGCATTTGTGGGACACTCCGGCTATCGCCGGGATCGGAGTCACATCACAGGCCGAGGTCAATATCCGCAGCTATATCCAGGATACTGCCCTGGGATTCATGGCGGTCTTGCTTGTCATGGCCGGTTCCATAGCCTTTGCCGTGGTCTACAATAATGCCCGTATCGCCTACGAGGAGCGCTACCGCGAACTGGCCACCCTCAGGGTCCTGGGAATGACCCGGGTGGAAGTGGGCTGGATTCTTGTGGGCGAAATACTGGTAGTCACCCTGGCGGCCATCCCCCTGGGCTGGCTTCTGGGGGCCGGTTTTGCCTACGGGTTGAACCAGGCCCTGAGTACGGATTTCTTCCGGCTGCCCTTCGTGCTGCAGCCGGGGGTGTTTGCCTTTTCCGCGGCCGGGGTGCTGCTGGCCACGTTTTTGTCCGTACTCTTGATTCTACGCAGACTGCTGCGTCTGGACATGGTGGAAGCCCTGAAGACGGAATAG
- a CDS encoding efflux RND transporter periplasmic adaptor subunit, with translation MSTRKKIILVLAGLAILGALAAALTPSPVPVSTVQVEKGYFAEYVEDEGYTRLKTTYVMSAPVQGYLHRVDLEPGDGVQAGEVLFSMEALPAPGLDLRAQEQARENLRAARARLESARAEHENARIQMDYAAREVRRHEELFAHNVISASVMDKMHNEQMRATAAKKAARSAMEAALFEKENARAVLDITQGARLGREQGLKIRSPVSGMVLNRMHYQEGTVPAGVEILEIGDLDELEVRVDLLSMDAVRVRPGMRVELERWGGEKPLAGRVRRVEPAGFTKISALGVEEQRVPVLVEITSPRQDWEQLGKEYRVEARFILWEGLEVMSVPSSALFRENGKWQLFVLQEGRAMVRRVETGRRSGLRTQVVQGLEPGEKVITHPGDQVRDGVRVDIGQ, from the coding sequence ATGAGCACAAGAAAGAAAATTATCCTGGTTCTGGCCGGACTGGCCATCCTGGGAGCTCTGGCCGCAGCCCTAACCCCTTCCCCGGTGCCGGTGAGCACGGTGCAGGTGGAAAAGGGCTACTTTGCCGAGTACGTGGAGGACGAAGGCTACACCAGGCTTAAAACCACCTACGTCATGAGTGCTCCGGTGCAGGGGTATCTGCACCGGGTGGATCTGGAGCCGGGGGACGGAGTGCAGGCCGGTGAGGTTTTGTTCAGCATGGAGGCTCTGCCCGCCCCCGGGCTGGACCTTCGAGCCCAGGAGCAGGCCAGGGAGAATCTGAGGGCTGCCCGGGCCAGGCTGGAATCTGCCCGGGCCGAACATGAAAACGCCCGGATACAGATGGACTACGCGGCCAGGGAAGTCAGACGCCATGAAGAACTTTTTGCCCATAATGTAATATCGGCCTCGGTCATGGACAAGATGCACAATGAACAGATGCGGGCCACTGCGGCAAAGAAAGCGGCCCGTTCGGCCATGGAGGCAGCGCTCTTTGAAAAGGAAAATGCCCGGGCGGTGCTGGACATTACCCAGGGGGCGCGCCTCGGGCGGGAACAGGGTCTTAAGATCAGGTCCCCGGTGTCCGGGATGGTGCTGAACCGGATGCATTACCAGGAAGGAACTGTGCCTGCCGGGGTGGAGATTCTGGAAATCGGAGACCTGGATGAACTGGAAGTGCGGGTGGATCTTTTATCCATGGATGCGGTCAGGGTGAGGCCCGGGATGCGGGTGGAGCTTGAGCGCTGGGGGGGAGAAAAACCCCTTGCCGGCAGGGTGCGCCGGGTGGAACCGGCGGGTTTCACCAAGATATCCGCTCTGGGCGTGGAGGAGCAGAGGGTGCCCGTGCTGGTGGAGATCACCAGTCCCAGGCAGGATTGGGAGCAGTTGGGCAAAGAGTACCGGGTGGAGGCCAGGTTTATTCTTTGGGAGGGCCTGGAAGTAATGTCCGTGCCTTCCAGCGCCCTGTTCCGGGAAAACGGTAAGTGGCAGCTATTTGTGCTTCAGGAGGGCCGGGCCATGGTACGCCGGGTGGAGACCGGGCGGCGCAGCGGGCTCCGGACCCAGGTGGTTCAGGGGCTGGAACCCGGAGAGAAGGTAATCACTCATCCCGGAGATCAGGTCCGGGACGGGGTGCGGGTGGATATTGGACAATAA
- a CDS encoding ABC transporter permease — translation MKRTDLTFLFLPVWKRNLIVYRRTWKVNFMVPLLEPLFYLAAFGIGLSGLIGDVVYAGEKLSYIQFIAPALLATAIMFNAFFENTYASFVRMYYQKTFDAMLATPLSLEEVVTAEIVWGATKSMMAAVIILGVISVLGFAVYPWALVVIPLAFLGGMVFGSVGMFFTGITPSIDMFNLPFFLLVTPLFLFSGTFFPVASLPEWGQHLARISPLYHLVELTRLCTMGRMESNLLVSLFYLKGFAAVFYFLSIRSMRNRLIK, via the coding sequence ATGAAGAGAACCGATCTGACTTTTTTGTTCCTGCCGGTCTGGAAAAGAAATCTCATAGTCTACCGCCGCACCTGGAAGGTCAACTTCATGGTTCCCCTGTTAGAGCCCCTTTTCTATCTGGCCGCATTCGGCATAGGCCTAAGCGGGCTCATTGGAGACGTGGTCTACGCAGGAGAGAAGCTTAGCTACATACAGTTCATTGCCCCGGCTCTTCTGGCCACGGCCATAATGTTCAACGCCTTTTTTGAAAACACCTATGCTTCTTTTGTGCGCATGTACTATCAGAAGACCTTCGATGCCATGCTGGCCACGCCACTGTCCCTGGAGGAAGTAGTCACTGCGGAGATCGTCTGGGGGGCCACCAAGTCCATGATGGCTGCAGTCATAATCCTGGGGGTAATTTCAGTGCTGGGTTTTGCGGTCTATCCCTGGGCTTTGGTGGTAATCCCCCTGGCCTTTCTCGGCGGGATGGTATTCGGTTCGGTGGGCATGTTCTTTACCGGGATAACTCCAAGCATTGACATGTTCAACCTGCCCTTTTTTCTATTGGTGACCCCGCTTTTTCTTTTCAGCGGAACGTTTTTCCCGGTTGCCAGCCTGCCGGAGTGGGGCCAGCATCTGGCCCGGATTTCGCCCCTGTATCATCTGGTGGAGTTGACCAGACTCTGCACCATGGGCCGGATGGAATCAAACCTGCTGGTCAGCCTCTTTTACCTGAAAGGATTTGCAGCGGTTTTTTATTTCCTGAGCATCAGGTCCATGCGCAACAGGCTTATAAAATAG
- a CDS encoding ABC transporter ATP-binding protein → MKSINPVIEAISLGKRFGQFTAVDDVSFQVEEGEFFGLLGPNGAGKTSVIRMMYGFSPLSSGNIKVFGLDIKTGWRHIRSRIGVCQQENTLDPDLSVEQNLLVFAGYYRIPRQKAAERTRELLDFFALNHKKDARVSQLSGGMARRLMLARSLINEPGLIILDEPTTGLDPQSRHQVWDKLKELQTRGLTLVLTTHYMEEAASLCHRIVIMDHGRILVQGSPDGLIREFAGTSVIEVESPGQELQSFVEQKKINHEQLAGRLIIYTDDLNGLGKVIRQKFCPDKCLFRSGTLEDVFLRLTGRELRE, encoded by the coding sequence ATGAAATCGATAAACCCGGTAATTGAAGCCATTAGTCTGGGCAAGAGGTTCGGGCAGTTCACTGCCGTGGACGATGTGAGCTTTCAGGTGGAAGAAGGGGAGTTCTTCGGCCTCCTTGGTCCCAACGGCGCGGGCAAGACCTCTGTCATCAGGATGATGTACGGATTTTCTCCCTTGAGTTCTGGAAATATCAAGGTTTTCGGCCTGGACATCAAGACCGGGTGGAGGCATATCCGCTCCAGAATCGGCGTCTGCCAGCAGGAAAACACACTGGACCCGGACCTGAGCGTTGAGCAAAACCTCCTCGTCTTTGCCGGGTATTACCGCATCCCCAGGCAAAAGGCTGCAGAACGTACCCGTGAACTGCTGGACTTCTTTGCCCTGAACCACAAAAAAGATGCCCGGGTCAGCCAGCTCTCGGGAGGCATGGCCAGGCGGCTCATGCTGGCCAGGTCCCTTATCAACGAGCCCGGTCTGATCATCCTGGACGAGCCCACCACAGGTCTGGACCCCCAGTCAAGACACCAGGTCTGGGACAAGCTCAAAGAGCTGCAGACCAGGGGACTGACCCTGGTCCTGACCACCCACTACATGGAAGAGGCGGCCAGTCTCTGCCACAGGATTGTGATCATGGATCATGGCAGGATCCTGGTGCAGGGTTCCCCGGATGGCCTCATCCGTGAATTTGCCGGGACATCGGTGATAGAGGTGGAAAGTCCCGGGCAGGAGCTTCAAAGCTTTGTGGAGCAGAAAAAAATCAACCACGAGCAGCTGGCGGGCAGACTGATAATTTATACCGACGACCTGAACGGGCTGGGAAAGGTCATCAGGCAGAAATTCTGTCCGGACAAATGCCTGTTTCGCAGCGGGACTCTTGAAGACGTGTTTCTGCGTCTCACAGGAAGGGAGCTTCGGGAATGA
- a CDS encoding ATP-binding protein: protein MSFFIGRKKEIQFLEDEFAQDRASLVILYGRRRIGKTTLIKQFIQEKNAFYFVATEESERENRRNFQHAVSDFTHNTLLKKDVLLEWDEIFSVLNEHQPEKKKIIAIDEFQYLGKARTSFPSIFQRIWDQMLAGSRSMVILCGSLVGMMVEQALSYSSPLYGRRTGQIRLDQISYQDYGLFFKHPERINLIEYYAVTGGVPRYIELFTPATDIFQAIERNILSRQSFLFEEPVFLLEKEFGETGTYFSLVKTIAAGNRKLGRISSALGMNQSGLTKYLKTLQELDLIVREVPITEKNPEKSKKGLYRITDNFISFWFRFVHPYRSYLEIENTEVVIKKIKDQFRSSHVSCVYEDICRQWLMQKGLVKSPHIQLIQAGRWWDKDVEIDLLGVTENREHAVFGECKYTAAPVDADVYRQLMEKAQSVSLPDGSEKHYVFFSQSGFTEAMVDLARSQDNVHLASIS, encoded by the coding sequence ATGTCATTTTTTATTGGTAGAAAGAAAGAGATTCAATTCCTTGAGGATGAGTTCGCTCAGGACAGGGCCTCGCTGGTAATCCTTTATGGTCGCAGAAGGATAGGCAAAACCACCCTGATCAAACAATTCATTCAGGAAAAAAACGCTTTTTATTTTGTGGCTACAGAGGAATCAGAACGGGAAAACAGGAGAAACTTTCAACACGCAGTCTCGGATTTCACACATAACACCTTACTAAAAAAAGATGTCCTTCTGGAATGGGATGAAATCTTTTCCGTGCTTAATGAGCACCAGCCGGAAAAAAAGAAAATCATTGCCATTGATGAATTTCAATACCTGGGCAAGGCCCGGACATCTTTTCCTTCCATTTTCCAGAGAATCTGGGATCAGATGCTGGCCGGATCCAGGTCCATGGTCATCCTCTGCGGCTCTCTCGTGGGCATGATGGTGGAGCAGGCTCTCTCCTATTCCAGTCCCCTGTATGGAAGACGGACCGGACAGATCAGGCTGGATCAGATTTCATATCAGGATTATGGACTCTTTTTCAAACACCCTGAGCGCATCAACCTCATCGAGTACTATGCTGTGACCGGAGGGGTGCCCAGATATATTGAACTGTTTACACCAGCCACGGATATCTTCCAGGCCATAGAAAGAAATATTCTGTCCAGGCAGAGCTTTTTATTTGAAGAGCCGGTTTTTTTACTGGAAAAAGAATTCGGCGAAACTGGAACTTACTTTTCCCTGGTCAAAACCATTGCAGCCGGCAACAGAAAGCTGGGCAGGATCTCCTCTGCCCTGGGCATGAATCAGTCCGGGCTGACAAAATATCTCAAAACCCTGCAGGAACTGGATCTCATTGTCAGAGAAGTTCCCATCACTGAAAAGAACCCGGAAAAAAGCAAAAAGGGCCTGTATCGAATTACAGACAACTTCATCAGTTTCTGGTTCAGATTCGTCCATCCCTATAGAAGCTACCTGGAGATTGAGAACACTGAAGTAGTTATTAAAAAGATCAAAGATCAATTCAGGTCAAGTCATGTCAGTTGTGTGTACGAAGACATATGCAGGCAGTGGCTTATGCAGAAGGGGCTTGTCAAATCGCCGCATATTCAGCTGATCCAGGCTGGCAGATGGTGGGACAAGGATGTGGAGATAGATCTTCTGGGCGTCACTGAGAACCGGGAGCATGCGGTATTCGGTGAGTGCAAGTATACTGCCGCACCTGTGGATGCGGATGTTTACCGGCAATTGATGGAAAAGGCACAAAGCGTTTCTTTGCCGGACGGCTCTGAAAAACACTATGTTTTTTTCAGCCAGTCCGGATTTACCGAAGCCATGGTGGACCTGGCCCGAAGTCAGGACAATGTGCACCTGGCGTCCATTTCCTGA